From Leifsonia sp. fls2-241-R2A-40a, one genomic window encodes:
- a CDS encoding amino acid transporter, with product MSSSPVPVPGQARPTPRAQKGGRLRHWLLTGLQDERGTQQGPHGRNPEHTHTWWQVMCLTGVDYFSTLGYQPAIAALAAGLVSPFATLVLVALTLLGALPVYRRVARESFKGSGSIAMLERLLPWWAGKLLVLVLLGFAATDFMITITLSAADASAHAIENPYAPDWFHGNNVLITLFLLALLGAVFLKGFKEAIGIAVVLVAVYLALNVVVVTTSIVEVFQHPTAVDDWWSALFRQNGSPLVVVGIALIVFPRLALGLSGFETGVAVMPQIKGRPDDDPAYPKGRIRGAGRLLTTAAIIMSVFLITSSFTTTLLIPQKDFEPGGPANGRALAYLAHEYLGNGFGTVYDISTILILWFAGASAMAGLLNLVPRYLPRYGMAPQWARAVRPLVLVFTAIAFLITLVFDASVDAQGGAYATGVLVLITSASLAVTLSARRKRQRKRTVAFGVITAIFVYTTVDNIIERPDGLRIATLFILAILVVSIVSRIGRSFQLRATSVTFDVTALDFILEDAEEGEIRIISHEPDVDTTIEYAQKNKDERKFSHIPQRSRTIFLEVLRSDSSDFEEDLLVQGVIKHGYRVLQVRSGNVPNTIAAVLIEIRDITGVVPTIYFEWTEGNPISNMFRYLITGVGEVAPVTREVLREAERDVKRRPAVHVS from the coding sequence ATGTCGAGCAGTCCCGTCCCGGTACCGGGTCAGGCGAGGCCCACCCCCCGGGCGCAGAAGGGCGGACGTCTGCGGCACTGGCTGCTGACCGGCCTGCAGGACGAACGCGGCACCCAGCAGGGACCGCACGGCCGCAACCCCGAGCACACGCACACCTGGTGGCAGGTCATGTGCCTGACCGGTGTGGACTACTTCTCGACCCTCGGCTACCAGCCCGCCATCGCGGCGCTGGCCGCCGGCCTCGTGTCGCCGTTCGCGACGCTCGTGCTGGTGGCGCTGACCCTGCTCGGCGCGCTCCCGGTGTACCGGCGGGTCGCGCGCGAGAGCTTCAAGGGCTCCGGCTCCATCGCGATGCTGGAGCGGCTCCTCCCGTGGTGGGCGGGCAAGCTGCTGGTGCTCGTGCTGCTGGGGTTCGCGGCCACCGACTTCATGATCACGATCACGCTGTCGGCGGCGGATGCGTCGGCGCACGCGATCGAGAACCCGTACGCACCGGACTGGTTCCACGGCAACAACGTCCTGATCACCCTGTTCCTGCTGGCGCTCCTGGGCGCGGTGTTCCTCAAGGGGTTCAAGGAGGCCATCGGCATCGCGGTCGTCCTCGTGGCGGTCTACCTCGCGCTCAACGTCGTGGTCGTCACCACCTCGATCGTGGAGGTGTTCCAGCACCCGACCGCGGTCGACGACTGGTGGAGCGCCCTGTTCCGCCAGAACGGCAGCCCGCTCGTGGTCGTCGGCATCGCGCTGATCGTCTTCCCGCGCCTCGCGCTCGGCCTGTCCGGCTTCGAGACCGGCGTCGCCGTGATGCCGCAGATCAAGGGACGTCCCGACGACGACCCCGCGTACCCCAAGGGCCGCATCCGCGGCGCCGGCCGGCTGCTCACGACCGCCGCGATCATCATGAGCGTGTTCCTCATCACCTCGAGCTTCACGACCACGCTGCTCATCCCGCAGAAGGACTTCGAGCCCGGCGGACCGGCCAACGGCCGCGCGCTCGCCTACCTGGCCCACGAGTACCTCGGCAACGGGTTCGGCACCGTCTACGACATCAGCACCATCCTGATCCTCTGGTTCGCCGGGGCCTCGGCCATGGCGGGCCTGCTGAACCTGGTGCCGCGCTACCTTCCCCGCTACGGGATGGCGCCGCAGTGGGCGCGCGCCGTGCGTCCGCTGGTCCTGGTGTTCACGGCGATCGCGTTCCTGATCACCCTGGTCTTCGATGCCAGCGTGGATGCGCAGGGCGGCGCGTACGCGACCGGCGTGCTGGTACTCATCACGTCCGCATCCCTCGCGGTTACGCTGTCGGCCCGGCGCAAGCGGCAGCGCAAGCGCACCGTCGCGTTCGGCGTGATCACGGCGATCTTCGTCTACACGACGGTCGACAACATCATCGAACGGCCGGACGGTCTCCGGATCGCGACGCTGTTCATCCTGGCGATCCTGGTCGTGTCGATCGTGTCGCGCATCGGCCGCTCGTTCCAGCTGCGCGCCACCTCCGTGACCTTCGACGTCACCGCGCTCGACTTCATCCTCGAGGATGCCGAAGAGGGCGAGATCCGCATCATCTCGCACGAGCCCGACGTCGATACGACCATCGAGTACGCGCAGAAGAACAAGGACGAGCGCAAGTTCAGCCACATCCCGCAGCGCTCGCGCACCATCTTCCTCGAAGTGCTGCGGTCGGACTCCTCCGACTTCGAGGAGGACCTGCTGGTGCAGGGCGTCATCAAGCACGGCTACCGCGTGCTGCAGGTGCGGAGCGGCAACGTGCCCAACACGATCGCCGCTGTACTGATCGAGATCCGTGACATCACCGGCGTCGTGCCGACGATCTACTTCGAGTGGACCGAAGGCAACCCGATCTCGAACATGTTCCGCTACCTCATCACGGGCGTCGGCGAGGTCGCGCCGGTCACGCGCGAGGTGCTCCGCGAGGCCGAGCGCGACGTGAAGCGCCGCCCGGCCGTGCACGTGTCCTGA
- a CDS encoding SDR family NAD(P)-dependent oxidoreductase: protein MPPETAAPSGLDPDDLAATLRVLEQLHELDREHPHYQAVRRATAHMFKAHKQARRRELRQAVQDADRAVIAATATGAPDRIDDETRGRELTSSSTGSRTAGTLQTSRPCYICKQHYTEVDWFYHQLCPSCAAFSHVKRNASTDLTGKRALLTGGRAKIGMHIALRLLRDGAHLTITTRFPRDAVRRFSQLPDAGRWIDRLRVVGIDLRDPAQVIALADSVAERGSLDILINNAAQTVRRSPGSYSLLAEAETQPLPDGPLPELETFGHTADPHPLALERSVAAHPLLSAADVRGTIAELAGAPALTADDLASAAMAAGSSSLAKHADGSAIDAGGLVPDVAHVNSWTQAIGSIDALELLEVQLCNQTAPFILIDRLRPSLAAAGRSYIVNVSAMEGVFGRQYKGAGHPHTNMSKAALNMLTRTSAGELFETDGILMTAVDTGWITDERPHHTKVRLAEEGFHAPLDLVDGAARVYDPIVRGEAGEDLHGVFLKDYRASAW, encoded by the coding sequence GTGCCTCCCGAAACCGCGGCCCCGTCCGGCCTCGACCCCGACGACCTCGCCGCCACCCTCCGCGTCCTCGAGCAGCTCCACGAGCTCGACCGCGAGCATCCCCACTACCAGGCGGTCCGCCGGGCGACGGCCCACATGTTCAAGGCCCACAAGCAGGCCAGGCGTCGTGAGCTGCGGCAGGCGGTCCAGGATGCGGACCGTGCCGTCATCGCCGCGACCGCGACCGGTGCGCCCGACCGCATCGACGACGAGACCCGTGGCCGCGAACTGACCTCGAGCAGCACCGGCTCCCGCACCGCAGGGACCCTGCAGACCTCGCGGCCCTGCTACATCTGCAAGCAGCATTACACCGAGGTCGACTGGTTCTACCACCAGCTCTGCCCGTCGTGCGCGGCCTTCAGCCACGTCAAGCGCAACGCGAGCACCGACCTCACCGGCAAGCGCGCCCTGCTCACCGGCGGACGGGCGAAGATCGGCATGCACATCGCGCTGCGGCTGCTCCGCGACGGCGCCCACCTCACCATCACCACCCGCTTCCCCCGGGACGCGGTCCGGCGGTTCTCCCAGCTGCCCGACGCAGGTCGCTGGATCGACCGGTTGCGGGTCGTGGGCATCGACCTCCGCGACCCCGCCCAGGTGATCGCCCTCGCCGACTCGGTCGCCGAGCGCGGATCGCTCGACATCCTCATCAACAACGCCGCGCAGACGGTCCGCCGCTCGCCCGGGTCGTACTCGCTGCTCGCCGAGGCGGAGACGCAGCCGCTGCCCGACGGGCCGCTCCCGGAGCTGGAGACCTTCGGCCACACCGCCGACCCGCACCCGCTCGCGCTGGAGCGCTCGGTCGCCGCGCATCCACTGCTCTCGGCCGCCGACGTCCGCGGCACGATCGCCGAACTCGCCGGGGCTCCCGCGCTGACCGCCGACGACCTGGCGAGCGCCGCCATGGCGGCCGGCTCCTCGTCGCTGGCGAAGCACGCCGACGGGTCCGCGATCGACGCCGGCGGTCTCGTCCCCGATGTCGCGCACGTGAACAGCTGGACGCAGGCCATCGGCTCCATCGACGCGCTCGAACTGCTCGAGGTGCAGCTGTGCAACCAGACCGCGCCCTTCATTCTGATCGACCGGCTGCGCCCCTCCCTCGCCGCTGCCGGGCGCTCGTACATCGTCAACGTCTCCGCCATGGAGGGCGTGTTCGGCCGGCAGTACAAGGGCGCAGGGCACCCGCACACCAACATGTCCAAAGCGGCACTCAACATGCTGACGCGCACCAGCGCCGGCGAGCTCTTCGAGACCGACGGCATCCTGATGACGGCCGTGGACACCGGATGGATCACCGACGAGCGCCCGCACCACACCAAGGTGCGGCTGGCCGAGGAGGGCTTCCACGCCCCGCTCGACCTCGTCGACGGCGCCGCGCGCGTCTACGACCCGATCGTCCGCGGCGAGGCCGGGGAAGACCTTCACGGAGTGTTCCTGAAGGACTACCGTGCCTCGGCCTGGTGA
- a CDS encoding DUF3224 domain-containing protein, whose product MTSETITARFDVTGWEPAELPGIDGDWVGAVVMRKTYTEGLVGESVAHFISSGTEEGGRGYLAAERITGTVDDGRSGSLTVHHGALQHPGDASAFGHIIPGTGTGDFAGFRGRARIEHDERGAFFVFELD is encoded by the coding sequence ATGACCTCAGAGACGATCACCGCCCGCTTCGACGTGACCGGCTGGGAGCCGGCGGAACTCCCGGGCATCGACGGCGACTGGGTGGGTGCCGTCGTCATGCGGAAGACCTACACCGAGGGGCTGGTCGGCGAGTCGGTCGCGCACTTCATCTCCTCCGGCACCGAGGAGGGCGGACGCGGCTACCTGGCGGCCGAGCGGATCACCGGCACGGTGGACGACGGCAGAAGCGGATCGCTGACCGTCCACCACGGCGCCCTGCAGCATCCCGGCGACGCCTCCGCGTTCGGCCACATCATCCCGGGGACAGGCACGGGCGACTTCGCCGGGTTCCGCGGGCGCGCCAGGATCGAGCACGACGAGCGGGGTGCGTTCTTCGTGTTCGAGCTCGACTGA
- a CDS encoding DUF6510 family protein has translation MTDQDYLDGNAAAGMLSEVFAADVTTALGCCVHCGDESVVARGRVYVDEHGLVLRCSVCGDVLAVASEHAGRLFLDLRGLAWLEFAVE, from the coding sequence ATGACCGATCAGGACTACCTCGACGGGAACGCCGCCGCCGGGATGCTGTCGGAGGTCTTCGCGGCCGACGTCACCACCGCGCTCGGATGCTGCGTGCACTGCGGCGACGAATCCGTCGTCGCGCGCGGCCGGGTCTACGTCGACGAGCACGGTCTGGTGCTCCGATGCTCGGTCTGCGGAGACGTGCTCGCGGTCGCCTCCGAGCACGCCGGACGGCTCTTCCTCGACCTCCGCGGCCTGGCCTGGCTGGAGTTCGCCGTCGAGTAG
- a CDS encoding DUF5997 family protein: protein MKAQTMKPATAAKKLGIYLPAAPDEFRDREISRTELDALTAEPPEWLQTLRAEGPHPRDVVARKLGVSNSGLARGGITEALTTAEIKALLADPPQWLVDERATQAAVRAENARVKQRDAERAARRAE, encoded by the coding sequence ATGAAGGCGCAGACCATGAAACCGGCCACAGCGGCCAAGAAGCTCGGCATCTACCTGCCGGCGGCGCCCGACGAGTTCCGCGACCGCGAGATCAGCCGTACCGAGCTGGATGCGCTGACCGCCGAGCCGCCGGAGTGGCTGCAGACCCTGCGCGCCGAGGGCCCGCACCCGCGCGACGTGGTCGCCCGCAAGCTCGGCGTGTCCAATTCCGGTCTCGCCCGCGGTGGGATCACCGAGGCGCTGACGACCGCCGAGATCAAGGCGCTGCTGGCCGACCCGCCGCAGTGGCTGGTCGACGAGCGCGCCACCCAGGCGGCCGTGCGCGCCGAGAACGCCCGCGTGAAGCAGCGCGACGCCGAGCGGGCGGCCCGTCGCGCCGAGTAG
- a CDS encoding 6-phosphofructokinase, translating into MKIGILTSGGDCPGLNAVIRGAVLKGDRVYRSEFAGFRYGWRGVVDGDIMPLDRHSVRGLSRQGGTILGSSRTNPFEGDKGGPENIQRMMDEHGIDSIIAIGGEGTLTAARRLTDAGLRIVGVPKTIDNDLAATDYSFGFDTAVEIATEAIDRLRTTAESHQRCMVVEVMGRHVGWIALHSGMAGGAHAILIPEQPKSIDQICEWVESVRDRGRAPVIVVSEGFHLDTMEEAHSHKGLDAFNRPRLGGIGEMLAPMIEERTGIESRATVLGHMQRGGVPSAYDRVLATRLGMAAVDAVYEGRWGSMVSLRGTDVVNVSIADATGGLKTVPEARYDEAALLFG; encoded by the coding sequence ATGAAGATCGGCATCCTCACCAGCGGCGGCGACTGCCCGGGCCTGAACGCGGTCATCCGCGGCGCGGTCCTGAAGGGCGACCGTGTGTACCGCTCCGAGTTCGCCGGTTTCCGATACGGCTGGCGCGGCGTCGTCGACGGCGACATCATGCCGCTCGACCGGCACAGCGTCCGCGGGCTCTCCCGCCAGGGCGGCACGATCCTCGGCTCCAGCCGCACCAACCCCTTCGAGGGCGACAAGGGCGGCCCGGAGAACATCCAGCGGATGATGGACGAGCACGGCATCGACTCGATCATCGCCATCGGCGGCGAGGGCACGCTGACGGCCGCCCGCCGCCTCACCGACGCCGGCCTCCGCATCGTCGGTGTTCCGAAGACGATCGACAACGACCTGGCCGCCACCGACTACTCCTTCGGGTTCGACACGGCCGTCGAGATCGCCACCGAGGCCATCGACCGGCTCCGGACCACGGCCGAGTCGCACCAGCGCTGCATGGTCGTCGAGGTCATGGGCCGTCACGTCGGCTGGATCGCCCTGCACTCCGGCATGGCCGGCGGTGCGCACGCCATCCTCATCCCGGAGCAGCCCAAGTCCATCGACCAGATCTGCGAGTGGGTCGAGTCGGTCCGCGACCGCGGCCGCGCCCCGGTCATCGTCGTGTCCGAGGGCTTCCACCTCGACACCATGGAGGAGGCGCACTCGCACAAGGGACTGGATGCGTTCAACCGTCCGCGCCTCGGCGGCATCGGCGAGATGCTCGCCCCGATGATCGAGGAGCGCACCGGGATCGAGTCGCGGGCGACCGTGCTCGGGCACATGCAGCGTGGTGGCGTCCCGAGCGCGTACGACCGGGTCCTGGCCACCCGGCTGGGCATGGCCGCCGTGGACGCCGTCTACGAGGGCCGGTGGGGCTCGATGGTGTCGCTGCGCGGGACGGACGTCGTCAACGTGTCGATCGCCGATGCGACCGGCGGCCTGAAGACGGTCCCCGAAGCGCGCTACGACGAGGCCGCGCTGCTCTTCGGCTGA
- a CDS encoding DUF1622 domain-containing protein — MDAHAWFETTATGFEFAGVATMAVGFVVSIGLALVAWRRQRSGQAAFRTLRESFGGVILLGLEILVAADLVRTVTSAPSLTDAFVLGIIVLIRTILSFSLQTEIDGVAPWRRALLTGPQAVTRAARSATRGGGTTSGGTASGGDTPDGTAQPTGL, encoded by the coding sequence ATGGATGCGCACGCGTGGTTCGAGACCACCGCCACGGGGTTCGAGTTCGCCGGGGTGGCCACGATGGCGGTGGGATTCGTCGTGTCGATCGGCCTCGCCCTGGTCGCGTGGCGTCGGCAGCGGAGCGGTCAGGCCGCGTTCCGGACACTCCGCGAGAGCTTCGGCGGCGTCATCCTGCTCGGGCTCGAGATCCTGGTCGCGGCCGACCTCGTGCGGACCGTGACGTCGGCGCCGTCGCTCACGGACGCGTTCGTCCTGGGGATCATCGTGCTCATCCGCACGATCCTGAGCTTCTCGCTGCAGACGGAGATCGACGGTGTCGCGCCGTGGCGCCGCGCCCTGCTGACGGGGCCGCAGGCGGTCACCCGGGCCGCACGCTCGGCGACGCGCGGCGGCGGGACCACCTCCGGCGGCACTGCCTCCGGCGGAGACACCCCCGACGGGACCGCCCAGCCGACCGGGCTCTAG
- a CDS encoding FAD-binding oxidoreductase codes for MADVVDTRMETPTARTIRLRIPGLHGHLAGQHVDIRLTAPDGYQAVRSYSIASGGGRGALEPHELPADELELTVEELVDGEVSPYLVRGLMAGDQLEVRGPVGGWFIWRDGDTTPVQLIAGGSGVVPLMSMARAHAAAGSAAPFRMLYSLRTPASGYYGDELTTLAADTAAPLEVDYVYTRQAPAGASAPPGRLTAEGLMQRALPASDSPTFFICGSTPFVEAVSGWLVDAGHDPARIRTERYGGIGGTP; via the coding sequence GTGGCCGACGTCGTCGACACGCGGATGGAGACCCCGACGGCCCGCACCATCCGGTTGCGCATCCCCGGCCTGCACGGCCACCTCGCAGGGCAGCACGTCGACATCCGCCTGACCGCGCCCGACGGCTACCAGGCGGTCCGGTCGTACTCGATCGCGTCCGGCGGCGGGCGCGGAGCACTCGAACCGCACGAGCTGCCCGCCGACGAGCTGGAGCTCACCGTCGAGGAACTCGTCGACGGCGAGGTCTCGCCGTACCTGGTCCGCGGCCTGATGGCCGGGGACCAGCTGGAGGTGCGCGGTCCGGTCGGCGGCTGGTTCATCTGGCGAGACGGCGACACCACTCCGGTCCAGCTCATCGCCGGAGGCTCGGGCGTCGTCCCGCTCATGTCGATGGCGCGGGCGCACGCGGCCGCCGGCAGCGCGGCGCCGTTCCGGATGCTGTACTCGCTCCGGACACCGGCCTCCGGCTACTACGGCGACGAGCTGACGACCCTTGCGGCCGACACCGCTGCGCCGCTGGAGGTCGACTACGTCTACACACGGCAGGCCCCCGCCGGCGCGAGCGCGCCTCCCGGACGGCTCACCGCCGAGGGCCTGATGCAGCGCGCACTCCCGGCCTCCGACTCCCCCACCTTCTTCATCTGCGGTTCGACACCTTTCGTCGAGGCCGTCTCCGGCTGGCTCGTCGACGCGGGCCACGACCCGGCGAGGATCCGCACCGAGCGCTACGGCGGCATCGGAGGAACGCCATGA
- a CDS encoding LysR family transcriptional regulator substrate-binding protein, with protein sequence MSSRFAIAFPLGVTVGKWTRAFEQRFPRVELVVRPSDEPLAALAAGDADMVFARDAEPDDDRHLIPLYTEDVVVVMHHEHLLTLEEKLHLADLEGEPRVAGEPSEAFMRSVAEGDGIALLPASVAKALRRKDVTAMHLKDAPQSRIGLTWPREGQHPLVDDFIGIVRGRTAHSSRNPEVAAREAADGRKAGDKRESAGGRKAADKRTPADGRKRTRRR encoded by the coding sequence GTGTCCTCCCGCTTCGCCATCGCCTTCCCCCTCGGTGTCACCGTCGGCAAGTGGACGCGCGCCTTCGAGCAGCGCTTCCCCCGCGTGGAGCTGGTGGTGCGGCCGAGCGACGAGCCGCTGGCGGCCCTCGCGGCGGGCGACGCGGACATGGTGTTCGCTCGCGACGCCGAGCCCGACGACGACCGCCACCTCATCCCGCTGTACACGGAGGACGTCGTGGTCGTCATGCACCACGAGCACCTGCTGACCCTGGAGGAGAAGCTGCACTTGGCCGACCTGGAGGGAGAGCCACGGGTCGCCGGGGAGCCGTCCGAGGCGTTCATGCGCAGTGTCGCCGAGGGCGACGGGATCGCGCTGCTGCCCGCGTCCGTCGCGAAGGCGCTGCGCCGCAAGGACGTCACGGCGATGCACCTCAAGGACGCCCCACAGAGCCGCATCGGCCTGACCTGGCCGCGCGAGGGGCAGCATCCCCTCGTCGACGACTTCATCGGCATCGTGCGCGGGCGCACCGCTCACAGCTCGCGCAATCCCGAGGTCGCCGCCCGCGAGGCGGCCGACGGCCGCAAGGCCGGCGACAAGCGCGAGTCCGCCGGTGGTCGCAAGGCGGCCGACAAGCGCACGCCGGCCGACGGCCGGAAGCGCACCCGCCGCCGCTGA
- a CDS encoding NADP-dependent oxidoreductase, producing MPRFVQFDEFGSRDHLHVVERERPWPGPGQLLVRVMAAGLNPMDVKAYRSEAAAARMGVTLPSGIGQDFAGFVYGVGEGVTRFECGQAVLGTAPFASFADFVVVPEDGQVILKPDPLTFEVAGSLGVVGRTAMATVRSLNVHERDTVLVSAAAGGVGVIAAQLVVRSGATVIGTAGEENHEFLESLGIIPVTYGEGLAERVRDVLDDDHVTAVLDNHGADTIEAALELGVPIERVNSIAVFGPDAHGARNVGGRAAGNDELAELADLLAENELVLPIDSIYPIERTADAYGRLEGGHVRGKIVVVTD from the coding sequence GTGCCGCGTTTCGTCCAGTTCGATGAGTTCGGCTCTCGCGACCACCTGCACGTCGTGGAGCGGGAGCGGCCGTGGCCGGGTCCCGGTCAGCTCCTCGTCCGGGTGATGGCCGCTGGACTGAACCCGATGGATGTGAAGGCGTACCGCTCCGAGGCCGCCGCCGCGCGGATGGGCGTCACGCTGCCGAGCGGGATCGGGCAGGACTTCGCGGGCTTCGTCTACGGAGTGGGGGAGGGCGTGACCCGCTTCGAGTGCGGCCAGGCCGTCCTGGGTACGGCGCCTTTCGCCTCCTTCGCCGACTTCGTCGTCGTCCCCGAGGACGGCCAGGTGATCCTCAAGCCGGACCCGCTCACGTTCGAAGTGGCCGGCTCGCTCGGGGTCGTCGGTCGCACGGCCATGGCGACGGTCCGTTCGCTCAACGTGCACGAGCGCGACACCGTGCTCGTCAGCGCCGCCGCCGGCGGGGTCGGCGTCATCGCCGCGCAGCTCGTGGTCCGTTCGGGCGCGACCGTCATCGGGACGGCGGGGGAGGAGAACCACGAGTTCCTCGAGTCGCTCGGCATCATCCCCGTGACCTACGGCGAGGGACTGGCCGAGCGGGTCCGGGATGTGCTCGACGACGACCACGTCACCGCGGTGCTCGACAATCACGGCGCCGACACGATCGAGGCGGCGCTCGAACTCGGCGTGCCGATCGAGCGGGTGAACTCCATCGCCGTCTTCGGCCCGGACGCCCACGGCGCCCGAAACGTCGGCGGGCGGGCGGCCGGCAACGACGAACTCGCCGAGCTCGCGGACCTCCTGGCCGAGAACGAGCTCGTGCTGCCCATCGACTCGATCTACCCGATCGAGCGCACGGCCGACGCCTACGGGAGGCTCGAGGGCGGCCATGTGCGCGGCAAGATCGTCGTCGTCACCGACTGA
- a CDS encoding CYTH domain-containing protein, with translation MPHDAQPHHSQIEIERKYDVDAEAQHPQLVGVGAVAVQGEPQRHELVATYFDTTDLALARHHVAARVRRGGHDAGWHVKLPAEEGRTELHWELTDGDEPPAALREHLRDLIGDEPLVPIARVTNQRDSVVLQDAAGFEMAELTDDHVSSENLRSGGTQQWREWEVELLGGAPDSREGRTALLDGIEERLLAAGARPSASSSKLQRALGL, from the coding sequence ATGCCCCACGACGCTCAGCCCCACCACTCGCAGATCGAGATCGAGCGCAAGTACGACGTCGATGCCGAGGCGCAGCATCCGCAGCTGGTCGGCGTCGGCGCGGTCGCGGTGCAGGGCGAGCCGCAGCGGCACGAACTCGTCGCCACCTATTTCGACACGACCGACCTGGCCCTCGCCCGGCATCACGTCGCGGCGCGCGTCCGGCGCGGCGGCCACGACGCGGGCTGGCACGTCAAGCTGCCCGCCGAGGAGGGCCGCACCGAGCTGCACTGGGAGCTGACGGACGGCGACGAGCCGCCCGCGGCGCTGCGCGAGCACCTCCGCGACCTCATCGGCGACGAGCCCCTGGTCCCCATCGCGCGCGTCACGAACCAGCGCGACAGCGTCGTGCTGCAGGATGCGGCCGGCTTCGAGATGGCGGAACTCACCGATGACCACGTCAGCAGCGAGAACCTCCGCTCCGGCGGCACCCAGCAGTGGCGGGAGTGGGAGGTCGAACTGCTGGGCGGAGCACCCGACAGCAGGGAGGGACGCACGGCGCTTCTCGACGGGATCGAGGAGCGACTGCTCGCCGCGGGCGCCCGTCCGTCGGCCAGCTCGTCGAAGCTGCAGCGCGCCCTCGGGCTCTGA